A segment of the Vibrio sp. 16 genome:
TAACCGATAAGTTCCTTATTGCAGTCGATTAAAGGTCTTGAGAAAAAGTAGGTTTCATTGTCGAAAATCAGACCAAGGCGAGACACCACTTCGCTTGAGGCGAGGTTGACGACTTGTTTGGGAAGATTTCGTTTCTCTCGCAATCTGCTCAGTTGATTGCTTAGGTCTCGATTCGCTTGAGAGTTAGCTTCACCATGTTCTTGCAGTTCGTTGAGTTTCTTCAAAGTACTTTGTTCTAGCGCGATATTCCTTGGGTAATTAACTTGCCACTCTTCAAAGGCGCCATTGAGCAACTCAATGGTTTCCGCAGGTAATACTCGAGCATTTCTAAGATCTTGCCTCAAGATGTAACGATTACTCTTATTGGAAGAAAGATGAAAGTTTTGCACCCTTCCTGATAGGTCTGAAATCATCAGCGCCGAAAAACCGCGACTAAAGCTAAGCGCATTGGAAGAGACCTCTGCCCAAGATATTGATGGTTCTTGGCAAAGTGACATTGCTGAACTTAGGCGATCAAACTCGGTGAACCTACCCTCAATATAGTGGCTGATCTCATTGGCACCCAACAGCGCGGAAAGCTGACTAGAGCGGAATATATGATCGATGGTTAACGCTTCTCGCGATTGATAATACGCGTAACCAAAACCGAGTATGCTCGCCGCCAGCGGGAGAAGAATGAAAAAGACTTTGGTCCGCAGTTTATTCATTAGCACTGTTACTTCGCTGATCGCCGGGTCGGATGGTGCCAAGGTTTTTAATCACGGATAGAGAGCCATCACGAAACTGCGCCAGATACATAGGGAGATCGACGTGGTGGTCTTCTCTCACTCTAAGCTCCGAATCACCAAGGTACAGGGTGGTATTAGGCAAAGCATCGATCAGCTTTTCTTTGTCGACTTCTCCTACCTCTTCGAGTGAGGCAGCAATCAGATAGATCAGATCGTAATGCGCTTTACTGGAATAGGTCACCACCGACTCTTGGCCAAAGTGTTTTTGATAGTTGGTAACAAAAGATTGAGCGGCGGTTGCCTGTAAGCTACTGAAAAAGTGCAATGCAGTGAGCACGCCGTCGAGCGCAGAGGAGGGAAGGTTAGTTAGGTAGGTTTCGTCTGCAGCAAAGGCAACGACCTCTATCTCGCGTTCAAAATCGAATGATGCCATTTGATTTAGGAAGTTGAAGCCGTCTTGACCGGGCAAAATCAGCATGAGGTTGTTTGCTTGTGATTGCTTAATTCGCTCAAAAACTGGCGTGTAGTCTCCGACACCAAAGGCCGTGAACTCGGTATTTGATACCTTGCCGTTGTGCCTTTCTACCGATTCAACAATGCGTTCTGACATACGGTGCGGCCATATGTAGTCGTAGCCGAAAATGTAAAAGTTGTCGCCGACATTGTTAACTAGGTAAGGAACAATTGGCTCAATGTAGTGTTCAGGAATGGTACTGTAGCAAATGAGGTAACGGCTAAAATGGCGTCCTTCATAATCAATCCCGTAAAAAAGAGGGGTTTGGAACTCTTCTGCGACTTCAGTCATGGCGTAGCGTGAAGCACTACTAACTGGGCCGAGTAGTGAGAATACTTGGTACTGTTGAATCAGCTCTCGGCTGAGCTTAACGCTTTTCGCTGGGTTGGTTTGGTTGTCGCGGACAATCAGCTCAAGTGGACGTCCTAAAACGCCCCCATTGGCATTGATTTCATCAACCGCAAGTTGCGCACCCTTTAAGGCTTGTTCACCATAGATTGCAAAGGTGCCAGTTAGCGGCAATACAGCCCCGAGTTTGATGCTGCTTTTCTCAGGAGAGCAGCTGGTGTTGAGCAGTGCAAGCAGAGATAAAAGAAAGCTTTGAATCTTCATAATATTGGTTATTTCTTATAGTTTTTAACGCCATAGTTATAGTCTAGGCTAAGACATCGAGAAGGTAATAGATGGAGAGAGAAAACGGGTGTAACCCCTTTAGTTTGTTTGAGCCAACACTCTGTCTTCTCTCGCCTCTAACATTGCTGAGACTTAGCCGCGCACATACAAAGTGATCGATCTAGTGGCAAAAGAACGTTGGCTTATTGTTGGTTGCCTGCCTTATGCCAGTCGACTAATTGGCGGGGTCATAAGTGTCGATAAAATCGAGTATTTCAATTTTGGTGAGTGCGTGTAAGCTCGACACTTGAATTACGATCTCTGCCATTAAGTCATCTTCACAATAGAAATAGGCAACAGGTGCATTAAGCACTTCAGAAATACGCTTTATGGTGGCGTAATCTGGAGCATGTTTTCCTGTTTCGTATTGACTGATTCGTGCACTTGCGCCTGCCGGCTCCATCCCTAGTTTATTTCCCAGCTCTTCCTGGGTTATTCCTTGTTGTTTTCTAATAGATCTTAGCCGTCTAGGTAATGGGCTAGTCATTCAGTTGGCACCTCCATATTAGTAGCATGGTTATATTAACCTTATAGCATTAGATAAATTACTAAGGAATTTTTAGATCTGATGTCTTTGGTGGATTATTTTGATTGTAAAGGAGCGGGGCAACTATATGTAATAGATCTAGCTTAGATTTAATTATATAGCCAAACTTTTTACTGTTAGTTTTATCATGTTGAGATCAAAGTATTTGAAAATTAATGCTTTAGTACTAGGTTAATTCTACGAATGACGTCGACAATAGACATTGTCAATATTGGAATGGTTATTTCGTTTAGATATATAAGACTGGTCTTCGCTATTTTTTAAATATAAATTGTTTTTGTTGGCTATTAAGAGTTGGATGGAAATGGTTGGTGGTTAAATATTGATCAAATAGTTTGACTTATTTTATTCTACAAACTTTCTATTTGATCCTCACAAAGCGTGATAATACTTCCAGTAAATTTCCGACGTTCTGGAACTCGTTGGCTGATCGATATATGGCGAATTAAGCTGAGGACGCGGTAGATCTCTATTTCTCTCTCTGCGTCACTGTGTCCGCAAAGTAGAAGATAGCGTGTTACAAACTGGTTGATATTGTGCTGAGCAAAGAGAGGATCGTCATACACGCGCAGGCATTGTTCTTGTATATGGGCGATGAAGTTTCCTAGATCTAGGTATGGAGAGCCCAGACACATTAGGTCGAAATCAAGCAAGTGCAGTTTGTGTCCATCCCACAGCACTTGGTCATGGTAGAAATCTCGATGAATAGGTTTCAACTCGGATGCTGAAAGCTGTTCACTCAGGGTGATGCTTTGCTGGATCAGTGCACGCAGTCGATATTCTAGGCTCGGCTGCTGCTCTGCTACTTTGTGCAAACCGTCATGTAAGATCGTCAGCTCTTTAGCTGTCGTGTGTTCTTTTTTAAGAGTTAACTTGGTATTGTGAAGTTTGTATAGCGCAAGCGCCAATTGGTGAGCAAGTGCTGGTTCGACGTTTTCACAAAATGGTTTAAACACGTTGTCCCCTGAGACTTTCTTTTGAAACCACATGTTCAGTTCTCGCATCACAAATAGTGGCTCGGGGACATTAATATTATCTGAGGCTTTGTTTCCGAACTCTCCTTGGAACAGAGTGGATTGAGTTTTCCAGCTGTGTTTGTCTAATCCTTTGGCTCGAATTTTCCCGATAATCACCTCCGGACTGTCAGCGGAGGTCGAGTATTCGACGATCGCTCGTTTATCGTCTTTGAATCTCACCAAGGTTGCGTGTTCAATTGATAAGGGCGTTGTCGTTTGAGCATTGATTTGATGCTCTACGATGCGTGTGTCCAGACAGCGCGCCACCAAATGGCGGAACGAGTCTTGGGTATCTAGAGATTGCGTTAAGTAAGCAAAGGTCGCTGTGAGTAATCGTTGGCATGCGAACTGCCAATCAGCGAGCCCAAATCTTAGCGGATGATAGATGAGTTGGAATACGCCAATTGCAACAAACAGATCGATTTGGCGTCGATCTGCGTTTCGTTTTTGCAAATACCCATCAAGAAAGATATGTGCGATTTTGGCGTAATTGTTTTTTGAGATTAAACCTATCTCCGACTTATAACGTAAATGAGAGAGAAAGTTACCCAAGTCGAATGCACTAAACCAAGTTGTGAGATTATCAAAGTCGATAAACTCGACTCGTTCTGATGTGACGAGCACCTGATCGGCGTAAAAATCGCCGTGAATAAAACACTTCTCGTCTTCAATTGATGTGACTTGTTGAGCGAGTTGATCGGCAAGCCATAAGGTGAGTGAACTCTGTTGCGGAAGTATTTGGGTGATAGACTGGGCATGGTTTTGAATCAGGCTGGCAAAGTGGCGGGTATCCACAGCCCGTATTTTTTTCGATACCGTTCGATGATGAAATTCCGCTAGACGCGCTCCACACAGATAATAATGTTTAAGCTGGTCCGTGGTCATGGGATCTTCTTGATTGAGCGGCGAGCCTTCAACCCATTCATAAATGAGCATGCAGTGTTTGTCGCTTTTACCTACGATGTTGCCAAACGGACTGTTTTGACGCTTTAAATAACTCACACTTAGCGTTTTGTATCGCTCAGGAGTATAGAGTTTGACCACCAAAGGCGTTCCATCCTGCAAGGTCAATTTGGCGACAAAGCGTCTTTCTGGTTTGTACTGCAATGGCGTGAGCAGCGTATTGCCTGCATCGGTAGCGTTGAAAAAAGCGCGTTGCAGTAAATCACGGCGCCTTGTGACATCGACAAGTCGCTCTAGCGTGGGCAAGCGTGTGTCATAAGGATATCGATTGAAGACAAGGTTACCCGTTTCGATGACATGGCTATGCGTTTCGGCAAAAAGGCTGCCAGATTGGGCTTTTTGCTGCGCTTTATTGACCTTAACTTTGTCCGAATACGCTTTTAGATAAAACAGAAAGTGTCTTTCGTTGTGTTTTATCTGGTAGAGGCATAGGCAACTGCTGCTTGGTTTGTATCTGAGGTATTCGCGTCTGAGCTCGGTCACGTTGGACCAACCTAGTACCTTTTTGACTAGGGCGATCACTTGTTCTTCAACGAAAAGAGTGTCGATGCCCGGAATTTGGTTGTCTTTTGGTGATAGCTGCAAAGGCACCGTTAACTGTCTTCCAATCAGTAGGGTATGGAAAATCGGTGTGTTGGCTTAACCATCTCACATGGTAAATACATACATTTCTCCTTAATCTCGGTTTCTTTACTTAATGCCTCCGTGTTTGAACTCATCGGCGTAGGCTTTGTCTTCTCGCATGATATGTTGAACCAACCAGTTTTTAAGAAACTGCATTAACTCATCGCCGACTTCTTCTCCTTTCTCAACGCGACGTTGGAACTCAAGCACTTCTTTGACCAACTTTTTGTGCTTCTCTTTATGCTGCTGGTTTTGGCTGTATTCAACTTGGTCGAATAGGGTTTCTTCATAGGTGAAATGATTGGCGGTGTAGTCAATAAGCCCTTGAACAACGCGTTTGATCGAGGCCAAACCGTAGTTGTTATGGAGGAGGTGATGGAGTTCATTGACCAAATGTAACAGTGTTTGATGCTGGCGATTGATCTCTTCGATGCCGATATCCAGATTGTCGCTCCAGTCCATCAACCGATCCCGACGTCCATCTTCTTGCTCAACCTGATGAGGATTAATCGCAAAGCGGTGCAACAGCGAATCAATTTCGCCTGACAGGTTGCGCACTGTGATACTGGCGATCAAGGTTTCTTGGGTTGATTTGACGTTGTTTTCCGATTCAGACGCTATCAGATCCAGACACTGACTGAGTTCATTGGTTTGCGCTGTCTGCTGCTCAGAAGAGGCGGCAATTTGTTTTCCTAAGGATTGGATTTCCTCAATTTGCTCATTCAGAGCTTTGAAGGTATTTTCCGCGGTTGAGGCAATTTTGAGTGAATGAAGCATGCTGGACTTGTTCTCTTGCATGGTTTGCATGACATCATCGGTTTTGTTTTGCAGATTGGTGATCTTAGTGCGTATCTCTTCTGTTGCTTCTTGGGTGCGCATTGCGAGATTACGAACCTCGTCGGCCACGACTGCAAATCCTCGTCCTTGTTCTCCCGCCCGAGCACTCTCTATCGCGGCATTAAGGGCGAGAAGGTTGGTTTGTTCGGCGATGCCGCTGATGGTCTCCATGACTTGACTGATTTGCGCTGTTTCTGCCATCAAGGATTCAAAATGTGTGTTCGAGTTGTCGATGTGTTGATTGGCACTGTCCAAGGCGTTTTCGAGATCTATCATGTCGCGCGTGCCTTGATCCGCTTGTCGTTTTGCTTGGTTGGCGACCGTTGCGGTCGTCTCGCAGTGATCGGACACTTGATGGGTGATGTCGGACAGTTCACGAATGATGACTTCCGCTTTATCGACGTCTTGTTTTTGTCCAATCGCGCCTGATTTGGACTCCTGAGAGTCCTTTTGCACAGTGTCCGCCACGTCTAGTAGGTGCTTAGTCGATTTGCCTAGAGCATGAATTGTCCGCGAAATATCAGAACCGATTCGATTGATGGTGTGGTAAATCGGTGGAGTCACGCCCGGCTGGTGGGCAATTCTTTGGGTTAAGTCCCCTTCGGAAAGGTGCGTCGCGGCGGATTTCACCTGAAGCAGAATCTGGGTAATTGAGCTTAAAATAATGGCCAAGCAGAGACAGTAAATAAGAACAAGAAGGAGCGCCAACCACGCGCTGGTGGCCGCGAGATATAGCGTCACAGGTAATGCCAGCACGAGACAGAAAACAACGATTTGCAGCGCCGATAAATGGGTGAGTTTGTCGATCAAGCGGTGGTACATGTTTACCTCTCTATCGGTTAAATGGCGTTCATAGACAAGTCCGTAGACAGTTGATAGCACTGCTCTAGATGAGCCTCTAAGCAATGATAGACATCTTTATCGAGCTCATTGCGCTTAACCATCGGGTACATGATTTCGACGATCTCTTCTTTTGATAGTCGGCTACGGTAGGGGCGGTCTTGTGACAGTGCCTGAAACACATCCACGATCGCGATAATACGTGAGGGGAGGTCGAGCCCGTCTCCTTGCTTATTGTTGGGGTAACCGCTGCCATCAATGCGCTCATGGTGGTTGGTCGCCCACTCACCAATTTTTGAACCGGGGAACACCATTTTTAGAGCGATTTCTGTGTCTATGGTGTGCCTGCGGATACGAGTGTACTCTTCCTTGGTTAAGCTCCCTTGCTTATGAAGGATTTCGTCTGGCGTTCGCAGTTTTCCAATATCGTGGACAAGGCCGGCAACGTACAACTGTTCGGTCGTTTTGGCAGGCAGCTTCAACCTTGTGGCGAGAAACTTACACAGTTCAGCCACTTTGATTGAATGTTGGTAGGTGAAGGGGCTTTTTGCGTCCACAATACCGGCGATAAAGGTGCCGAGCTCGACAAGGTT
Coding sequences within it:
- a CDS encoding phosphotransferase; translation: MPLQLSPKDNQIPGIDTLFVEEQVIALVKKVLGWSNVTELRREYLRYKPSSSCLCLYQIKHNERHFLFYLKAYSDKVKVNKAQQKAQSGSLFAETHSHVIETGNLVFNRYPYDTRLPTLERLVDVTRRRDLLQRAFFNATDAGNTLLTPLQYKPERRFVAKLTLQDGTPLVVKLYTPERYKTLSVSYLKRQNSPFGNIVGKSDKHCMLIYEWVEGSPLNQEDPMTTDQLKHYYLCGARLAEFHHRTVSKKIRAVDTRHFASLIQNHAQSITQILPQQSSLTLWLADQLAQQVTSIEDEKCFIHGDFYADQVLVTSERVEFIDFDNLTTWFSAFDLGNFLSHLRYKSEIGLISKNNYAKIAHIFLDGYLQKRNADRRQIDLFVAIGVFQLIYHPLRFGLADWQFACQRLLTATFAYLTQSLDTQDSFRHLVARCLDTRIVEHQINAQTTTPLSIEHATLVRFKDDKRAIVEYSTSADSPEVIIGKIRAKGLDKHSWKTQSTLFQGEFGNKASDNINVPEPLFVMRELNMWFQKKVSGDNVFKPFCENVEPALAHQLALALYKLHNTKLTLKKEHTTAKELTILHDGLHKVAEQQPSLEYRLRALIQQSITLSEQLSASELKPIHRDFYHDQVLWDGHKLHLLDFDLMCLGSPYLDLGNFIAHIQEQCLRVYDDPLFAQHNINQFVTRYLLLCGHSDAEREIEIYRVLSLIRHISISQRVPERRKFTGSIITLCEDQIESL
- a CDS encoding bacteriohemerythrin gives rise to the protein MYHRLIDKLTHLSALQIVVFCLVLALPVTLYLAATSAWLALLLVLIYCLCLAIILSSITQILLQVKSAATHLSEGDLTQRIAHQPGVTPPIYHTINRIGSDISRTIHALGKSTKHLLDVADTVQKDSQESKSGAIGQKQDVDKAEVIIRELSDITHQVSDHCETTATVANQAKRQADQGTRDMIDLENALDSANQHIDNSNTHFESLMAETAQISQVMETISGIAEQTNLLALNAAIESARAGEQGRGFAVVADEVRNLAMRTQEATEEIRTKITNLQNKTDDVMQTMQENKSSMLHSLKIASTAENTFKALNEQIEEIQSLGKQIAASSEQQTAQTNELSQCLDLIASESENNVKSTQETLIASITVRNLSGEIDSLLHRFAINPHQVEQEDGRRDRLMDWSDNLDIGIEEINRQHQTLLHLVNELHHLLHNNYGLASIKRVVQGLIDYTANHFTYEETLFDQVEYSQNQQHKEKHKKLVKEVLEFQRRVEKGEEVGDELMQFLKNWLVQHIMREDKAYADEFKHGGIK
- a CDS encoding helix-turn-helix transcriptional regulator, giving the protein MTSPLPRRLRSIRKQQGITQEELGNKLGMEPAGASARISQYETGKHAPDYATIKRISEVLNAPVAYFYCEDDLMAEIVIQVSSLHALTKIEILDFIDTYDPAN
- a CDS encoding substrate-binding protein; the protein is MKIQSFLLSLLALLNTSCSPEKSSIKLGAVLPLTGTFAIYGEQALKGAQLAVDEINANGGVLGRPLELIVRDNQTNPAKSVKLSRELIQQYQVFSLLGPVSSASRYAMTEVAEEFQTPLFYGIDYEGRHFSRYLICYSTIPEHYIEPIVPYLVNNVGDNFYIFGYDYIWPHRMSERIVESVERHNGKVSNTEFTAFGVGDYTPVFERIKQSQANNLMLILPGQDGFNFLNQMASFDFEREIEVVAFAADETYLTNLPSSALDGVLTALHFFSSLQATAAQSFVTNYQKHFGQESVVTYSSKAHYDLIYLIAASLEEVGEVDKEKLIDALPNTTLYLGDSELRVREDHHVDLPMYLAQFRDGSLSVIKNLGTIRPGDQRSNSANE